In the Oreochromis aureus strain Israel breed Guangdong linkage group 14, ZZ_aureus, whole genome shotgun sequence genome, one interval contains:
- the frya gene encoding protein furry homolog isoform X4, which yields MTSQQDSGFFEISIKSLLKSWSGTSPVGNGYSKPPIPPVCCPQGEKGPPAMMPITIDPESKPGEYVLKSLFANFTTMSERKIRIIMAEPLEKPLTKSLQRGEDPQFDQLISSMSSLAEYSLPSILRTLFDWYKRQNGLEEELHEYRPRANTKSKNDEQQRDYLLERRDLAIDFIFSLVLIEVLKQMPLYPTLDSLVNEVINLAFKHFRYKEGYHGPNTGNMHTVADLYAEVIGVLAQSKFPAVKKKFMTELKELRQKEQNPYVVQSTISLIMGVKFFRIKMYPVEDFEASFQFMQECAQYFLEVKDKDIKHALAGLFVEILVPVAAAVKNEVNVPCLRNFVDSLYDTTLDLSSRKKHSLAFYPLVTCLLCVSQKQFFLNRWHIFLNNCLSNLKSRDPKMARVALESLYRLLWVYMIRIKCESNTATQGRLNTIVTTLFPKGSRSVVPRDMPLNIFVKIIQFIAQERLDYAMKEIIFDLLCVGKPAKAFSLNPERMNIGLRAFLVVADKLQQKDGEPPMPNTGCTLPSGNTLRVKKTYLSKTLTDEEAKVIGMSQYYFHVRKAIDNILRHLDKEVGRCMMMTNAQMLNKEPEDMITGERKPKIDLFRTCVAAIPRILPDGMSKPELIDLLSRLTIHMDDELRLIAQNSLQSLLLDFSDWRDDVLFGFTNFLLREVQDTHQGLLDTSLKLLLQLLTQWKLTLAAPGKTSDTSKMHTAELLQTSSSLKTSSERGPHSTVLHAVEGLAVVLLCSCQLSTRRLAIAILKEIRSLFVTIGQCEDDDKPMIEIMDQLSPSILDSFVNAAVSDTVTLPAGHHVDLQWLVEWNALLVNSHYDIRSPSHVWIFAQSVKDPWVLCIYSLLRQDNLPKHCPTALSYAWPYAFTRMQMLMPLVDPNNPVYAKKTSTSGSGDNYITLWRNYLILCFGVAKPSIMSPGHLRSSTPEITAPTPDSSVNLDNKVIGSPSVAWLLKQLVPLMRAESIELTESLVLGFGRTNFLVFRELVEELHPLMKEALERRPENKKRRERRDLLRLQLLRIFELLADAGVISDSTNGALERDTLALGALFLEYVDLTRMLLEAENDKDAEILKDIRAHFSAMVANLIQCVPVHHRRFLFPQQSLRHHLFILFSQWAGPFSIMFTPLDRYSDRNHQITRYQYCALKAMSAVLCCGPVFDNVGLSPDGYLYKWLDNILACQDQRVHQLGCEVVILLLELNVDQVNLFNWAVDRCYTGSKQVASGCFKAIATVCGSSKIYPSDIVTLLNLVLFKASDTNREIYEISMQLMQILEAKLFAYSKKIAEQKPNSILYGTHGPLPPLYSVSLPQLSSQLAKMYPELTLPLFSEVSQRFPTTHTNGRQIMLTYLLPWLGNIELVDSGLLLPMFSPCSSSYNSSSQLTSTGSSHPLKGTGWGSLQATSMVLNNLMFMTAKYGDDLPGPEMENAWNALVSNDKWSNNLRTTLQFLISLCGVSSDTALLPYIKKVVIYLCRNNTIQTMEELIFELQQTDPVNPVVQHCDSPPFYRFTATSKTSAAASGTTSSSNTVVAGQESFTDTDDTKTLKENEERLTHIIRAHNRLESRYSNSSGGSYDEDKSEPLPPYADWLVAVIETNQPHPLPMPLTGGCWAPLVDFLPETITPRGPLHRCNIAVIFMTEMVVDHSVTEDWTMHLPLLLHSLFLGMDHFRPEVFEHSKRLLLHLLIALSCENNFQTTAAVLLQTREINGTKTLTCKPSIQIEYLPSGGFDFLRECQASPGPDSGLSSSSTSSSLSLGGSNSNLPEISQEVEELVASNKIHDKTNKLIEFLTTRAYGPLWCHEDISPKNQISKSTGQLTNFLRHVVSVFKESKSDFHLEQQLSDIALQTALCSSSRHYAGRSFQVFRALRQPISAHAVSDLLSRLVEVIGEHGEEVQGYVMEILLTLESVVDNLAECLKNSDLMAILTRASSPEFLTSFKLLSNRKSTGQLNLRREERSRHQRSSSVPKKFGEADRWSDPPRSATLDRIQASEQQALLAKVRSSSSSRDSVTDPTSINHPSNLLATIFWVAVSLMESDFEFEYQMSLRLLNKLLANMSLDKQENREKLEKLHNQLNWSTFTGLQQFLLKGFTSMSTTDLTLHLLCQLTPVSRVPVVDTSQAIGFPLNVLCLLPHLVQNFDGPSQFCQEVAERIAQVCLEENNAKLSNLAHVMALYKTHSYTRDCFSWVNVVCRYLHEAFSDITLSLVTYMAELLEKGLPSMQQSLLQIIYSLLSHMDLSVIQAKPFNIEVLKTIEKFVQTVHWREAQNILKLVVSRSASLAQPSFPQSDLSYEDISRVWDRSSKALPGKTLDFHFDISQTPVIGRRFDDLRRTPGQDVKSMTTAVTHSTSSTSSGSTSNNVLVPVSWKRPQSSQKRTREKLVNVLSLLGQEVGLTKNPSVIFSSCGELDLMEHQPSQVSSDDGTREPENTDDTTSEQQFRVFRDFDFLDVELEDGEGETMDNFNWGVRRRSMDSLDRNDLQPLEESQMSSSMPSLSKLAHEDSDESSEEDSLTTSQTLSHSQLTVSLSPTAEMSSIDSPSPFCDTTSADSTPLSTKNPSFEVQQPEDSKQRHEMSQEDDDNIVHEDDISLSITELPPEYHCGDSLTMDIINNDYKGELDLEGCLPSLAEEERDDMLESRSSPPPSPFFSAILAAFQPTVCDDAEEAWRSHINQLVSDSDGSCAVYTFHVFSSLFQNIQTKFCSLTCDAVSYLGDGLRGLGSKFLRSSQMLTSCSECPTLFIDADTIMSYGLLEKMKFSVLELQEYFDTYNNRKEAVLTWLSNCKAAFPKSAGGSVITCQPLEHEEKQLELCQRLYKLHFQLLLLFQSYCKLIEQVHAISSVPELTNMSKELNELKSNLRLAAASVANDEIAACESSCSEPVFSSSEAAVQAILEGLKNNDFPTAVHYIRVCRTMWPNDIFGSHSEDEVQTLLNIYFRHQTLGQTGTFAMVGSKQDLTEISVKLMELNGETRDMIRRAQGYRTITAFLPDSRVSGSTL from the exons GAAAAGCCATTAACAAAGTCACTACAGCGGGGAGAAGATCCTCAGTTTGACCAA TTGATAAGCTCCATGAGCTCTTTGGCTGAATACAGTCTCCCCTCCATCCTCCGCACTTTGTTTGACTGGTACAAACGACAAAATGGATTAGAGGAGGAGTTGCACGAGTACCGCCCAAGAGCCAACACCAAGTCCAAAAA TGACGAGCAACAGAGAGATTATCTACTTGAAAGGCGGGATTTGGCCATTGATTTCATCTTCTCTCTTGTACTTATAGAAGTTTTGAAACAG ATGCCGCTCTACCCGACCCTTGACAGTTTGGTGAATGAAGTCATTAACTTAGCCTTTAAGCACTTTAGATACAAAGAGGG GTATCATGGTCCGAACACTGGCAACATGCACACTGTAGCAGACCTCTATGCTGAAGTCATAGGAGTATTAGCCCAGTCCAA GTTTCCTGCTGTGAAGAAGAAGTTTATGACTGAGCTAAAGGAGCTGCGGCAAAAAGAGCAGAATCCATATGTGGTCCAGAGTACCATTAGCCTCATCATGGGGGTCAAGTTCTTCCGAATTAAGATGTATCCCGTTGAGGATTTTGAAGCCTCTTTTCAGTTCATGCAG gAGTGTGCCCAGTATTTCCTGGAAGTCAAAGACAAGGACATTAAGCATGCTTTGGCTGGCCTCTTTGTTGAGATTCTGGTTCCCGTGGCAGCA GCTGTGAAGAACGAGGTGAACGTACCATGCCTGAGGAATTTTGTGGACAGCTTGTACGACACAACCCTGGACTTGTCCTCCAGGAAGAAGCACTCACTG GCATTTTACCCTTTGGTGACGTGCCTGCTGTGTGTCAGCCAGAAACAGTTCTTCCTTAACAGATGGCACATCTTCCTTAACAACTGCCTCTCAAATCTGAAG AGTAGAGACCCAAAAATGGCTCGTGTTGCACTGGAGTCCCTCTATAGACTGTTGTGGGTTTACATGATCAGGATCAAGTGTGAGAGCAACACTGCAACACAAGG TCGACTCAACACGATTGTAACAACACTTTTCCCCAAAGGATCCCGCAGTGTGGTACCAAGAGACATGCCCCTCAATATCTTTGTGAAAATCATCCAGTTTATCGCCCAG GAAAGACTGGATTATGCCATGAAAGAGATTATCTTTGACCTTCTGTGTGTTGGGAAACCTGCAAAAGCCTTTAGTCTTAATCCTGAG AGAATGAATATTGGTCTGAGAGCATTCCTGGTTGTAGCCGATAAACTGCAGCAGAAGGACGGTGAGCCTCCCATGCCTAACACTGGTTGCACTTTGCCCTCTGGGAACACACTCCGAGTAAAGAAGACATATCTGAGCAAGACACTAACAGATGAAGAGGCCAAAGTCATTG GTATGTCTCAGTATTATTTTCACGTCCGAAAGGCTATTGACAACATTCTCAGACACCTGGACAAGGAGGTGGGCCGATGCATGATGATGACCAATGCTCAGATGTTGAACAAAGAGCCTGAGGACATGATCAC AGGTGAAAGAAAACCTAAGATCGACTTGTTCAGGACATGTGTCGCTGCCATTCCTCGCATCCTGCCTGATGGGATGTCTAAGCCAGAGCTCATAGACCTCCTGTCTCG ACTGACAATCCACATGGATGATGAGCTTCGACTCATAGCACAGAATTCCTTGCAAAGTCTGCTGCTGGATTTCTCCGACTGGCGTGATGACGTCCTGTTTGGATTTACCAACTTCCTGTTGCGTGAGGTCCAAGACACCCACCAGGGATTGTTAGATACATCCCTTAAATTACTGCTGCAGCTCCTCACTCAGTGGAAGCTCACCCTGGCTGCACCAGGAAAGACGTCTGACACCTCTAAAATGCACACTGCTGAG ctgctgcagacaagCTCAAGTCTCAAGACATCTTCAGAACGAGGTCCACACTCCACTGTGCTGCATGCTGTGGAGGGACTAGCGGTCGTCCTGCTCTGCTCCTGCCAGCTGAGCACCCGCAGACTCGCCATTGCTATCCTAAAAGAGATACGCAGTTTGTTTGTGACTATCGGACAGTGTGAg GATGATGATAAACCAATGATAGAGATCATGGATCAGCTCAGCCCCAGTATATTGGATAGCTTTGTCAACGCTGCAGTCTCTGACACA GTCACCCTGCCAGCTGGTCACCACGTGGACCTGCAGTGGCTCGTGGAGTGGAATGCACTGCTTGTCAACAGTCATTATGATATTAGGAGCCCGTCACATGTGTGGATCTTTGCTCAGTCTGTCAAGGACCCCTGGGTGCTGTGTATATACAGCCTCCTCCGACAGGACAACCTTCCCAAGCACTGCCCCACAGCTCTCAGCTACGCCTGGCCTTATGCCTTCACTCGGATGCAGATGCTCATGCCCCTGGTAGACCCAAA TAATCCAGTGTACGCAAAGAAGACCAGTACCTCTGGCAGTGGGGATAACTATATAACCCTATGGAGAAACTACCTGATCCTTTGCTTTGGAGTGGCCAAGCCCAGTATCATGAGCCCCGGCCATCTGAGATCATCGACACCTGAGATCACAGCTCCTACACCTGACAGCAGTGTCAACCTCGATAACAAG GTTATCGGGAGCCCATCTGTGGCTTGGCTTCTGAAGCAGTTGGTTCCACTGATGAGGGCAGAGAGCATCGAGTTGACAGAGTCATTAGTTCTGGGCTTTGGTCGCACCAATTTTCTCGTATTCAG GGAGCTTGTGGAGGAGCTGCATCCCCTTATGAAAGAGGCATTAGAGAGAAGACCTGAG AACAAGAAGCGGCGTGAACGGCGAGACCTGCTGAGACTTCAGCTGCTGAGGATATTTGAGCTCCTGGCTGATGCTGGTGTCATCAGTGATAG TACAAATGGAGCATTGGAACGTGACACACTCGCCCTGGGGGCTCTCTTCCTGGAATATGTGGATCTGACCCGGATGCTTCTGGAAGCTGAGAATGATAAAGATGCAGAGATCCTTAAGGACATCCGAGCTCACTTCAGTGCCATGGTGGCCAACCTCATCCAATGCGTACCAG TGCACCACAGGCGCTTCCTGTTTCCACAGCAGAGCCTGCGGCATCacctcttcatcctcttcagcCAGTGGGCTGGGCCTTTCAGCATCATGTTCACTCCTCTGGATCGCTACAGCGACAGAAATCATCAGATCACAAGATATCAGTATTGTGCCCTAAAG GCTATGTctgctgtgctgtgctgtggGCCTGTGTTTGATAACGTTGGCCTCTCTCCAGACGGATACCTCTACAAGTGGCTAGATAATATACTAGCCTGCCAGGATCAGCGG GTCCATCAGCTTGGCTGTGAAGTTGTCATCTTGTTGCTGGAACTCAATGTTGACCAGGTCAACCTATTCAACTGGGCTGTGGATCGTTGCTACACAGGCTCCAAGCAGGTCGCCTCGGGGTGCTTCAAAGCCATCGCTACAGTCTGTGGCAGCAG CAAAATCTACCCAAGTGACATAGTAACGCTGCTAAATCTGGTGCTCTTTAAGGCGTCAGACACCAACAGAGAAATATATGAGATTTCAATGCAGCTAATGCAG ATCCTTGAAGCTAAGTTGTTTGCATACTCTAAGAAGATTGCAGAGCAGAAGCCAAACAGTATCCTCTATGGCACACATGGTCCACTGCCACCTTTGTACAGTGTTTCCCTACCTCAGCTCTCCAGCCAGCTGGCAAAGATGTACCCTGAGCTCACACTTCCTCTATTCTCAG AGGTTAGCCAGAGGTTCCCCACCACTCATACCAATGGGAGGCAGATCATGCTAACCTACCTCCTGCCCTGGCTTGGTAACATAGAGCTGGTTGATAGCGGCCTGCTGCTCCCAATGTTCTCACCGTGCTCCTCAAGTTACAACTCTTCTAGCCAATTAACCAGCACAGGTTCATCACATCCACTGAAAGGCACTGGCTGGGGCTCCTTACAAGCTACATCTATGGTTCTCAATAATCTCATGTTTATGACCGCCAAG TATGGAGATGATCTACCTGGACCAGAAATGGAAAATGCCTGGAATGCTTTAGTCAGCAATGACAAATGGAGCAACAATCTGAGAAccacactgcagtttctcatCAGCTTGTGTGGTGTCAGCAGTGACACTGCCCTTCTCCCATAT ATCAAGAAGGTGGTGATCTATCTGTGCCGAAACAACACAATCCAAACCATGGAGGAACTAATATTTGAGTTACAGCAGACTGATCCTGTGAATCCTGTGGTGCAACACTGTGATAGCCCTCCTTTTTATCGATTTACAGCCACAAGCAAGACTTCTGCAGCTGCTTCAG GCACCACATCAAGCAGCAATACTGTTGTTGCAGGCCAAGAAAGCTTCACTGATACAGACGATACCAAGACTTTAAAGGAGAATGAGGAGAG GCTTACTCATATAATACGAGCACATAATCGTCTGGAATCACGCTACAGCAACAGCTCGGGAGGATCTTATGATGAAGATAAGA GTGAACCTTTGCCACCCTATGCTGACTGGCTTGTGGCTGTTATTGAGACCAACCAGCCCCATCCTCTGCCCATGCCTCTGACTGGAGGATGTTGGGCTCCACTGGTGGACTTTTTACCAGAGACCATCACTCCCAGGGGACCACTGCACAG GTGTAACATAGCGGTCATCTTCATGACAGAGATGGTCGTGGACCACAGTGTGACCGAGGATTGGACCATGCACCTGCCTTTGCTGCTACATTCACTGTTTTTGG gCATGGATCACTTTCGTCCAGAGGTGTTTGAACACAGTAAACGACTTCTCCTCCACCTGCTCATCGCATTGTCATGTGAAAACAACTTCCAGACTACTGCAGCGGTCTTATTACAGACACGTGAGATCAATGGTACCAAGACCCTCACCTGCAAACCAAGCATTCAGATAGAGTACTTGCCTTCAG GAGGTTTTGACTTCCTGCGGGAGTGTCAGGCATCTCCCGGGCCAGACTCGGGTTTGAGTTCTTCCTCTACATCATCCAGTTTAAGTTTGGGGGGCAGCAACAGCAACCTGCCGGAGATTTCACAGGAGGTGGAAGAGCTGGTGGCCTCCAATAAAATACATGACAAAACCAACAAGCTAATTGAATTTTTAACCACAAG aGCATATGGACCACTGTGGTGccatgaagacatttcaccaaagAACCAAATTTCAAAAAGCACTGGGCAGCTGACGAATTTTCTGCGACATGTGGTATCTGTGTTCAAAGAGTCCAAGTCAG ATTTCCATCTGGAACAGCAGCTTAGCGACATAGCGCTGCAGACAGCCTTGTGTAGCTCATCACGTCACTACGCTGGCCGCTCCTTTCAGGTGTTTCGAGCCCTTCGCCAGCCAATCTCTGCCCACGCTGTGTCTGACCTTCTCTCAAGGCTGGTGGAAGTCATCGGTGAACACGGAGAAGAAGTGCAG GGCTACGTGATGGAAATATTACTCACACTGGAGTCAGTGGTGGATAACTTGGCTGAGTGTCTCAAAAACAGTGATCTCATGGCTATTTTGACAAg AGCCTCATCTCCAGAATTCCTCACCAGTTTCAAGCTGCTATCTAACAGGAAGAGCACAGGGCAGCTCAATCTTAGGAGAGAAGAAAGGAGCAGACATCAAAGGAGCTCCTCAGTTCCCAAGAAGTTTGGAGAAGCAGACCGGTGGTCTGATCCACCACGCAGTGCCACACTGGACCGTATCCAAGCCTCTGAACAGCAAGCTCTGTTAGCTAAGGTTCGCAGCTCATCCTCATCTAGGGACAGTGTGACTGACCCGACAAGCATCAACCACCCCAGCAACCTGCTAGCCACCATCTTCTGGGTGGCAGTGTCACTGATGGAGTCAGACTTTGAGTTTGAGTATCAGATGTCTTTAAGACTGTTGAATAAGCTGCTGGCCAACATGTCACTGgacaaacaggaaaacagagagaagctggagaaaCTGCATAATCAGCTAAACTGGAGCACCTTCACTGGGCTGCAGCAGTTCCTTTTAAAGGGTTTCACCTCCATGTCTACAACCGATCTCACGCTTCATCTCTTATGCCAACTGACTCCTGTGTCGCGAGTGCCTGTAGTGGACACGTCACAAGCCATAG GTTTTCCTTTGAATGTTCTCTGCCTGCTCCCCCATCTGGTGCAGAACTTTGATGGCCCCTCACAGTTCTGTCAGGAGGTTGCTGAGAGGATAGCACAG GTATGCCTTGAGGAGAACAATGCCAAGCTTTCCAACCTTGCTCATGTCATGGCTCTGTATAAAACACACTCCTACACACGAGACTGCTTCTCTTGGGTCAATGTGGTGTGTCGATATCTTCACGAAGCTTTCTCGGATATCACCCTGAGTCTGGTCACTTATATGGCAGAG CTGTTGGAGAAAGGTCTCCCAAGTATGCAGCAGAGCCTTTTGCAAATTATCTACAGCCTCCTGAGCCACATGGACTTGAGTGTAATTCAAGCCAAACCCTTCAACATAGAGGTGCTCAAGACAATAGAGAAATTTGTCCAG ACTGTTCATTGGAGAGAAGCACAGAATATACTGAAGCTGGTGGTTTCTCGATCGGCCAGTTTGGCACAGCCTTCATTTCCACAAAGTGACCTCTCCTATGAGGACATCAGCCGTGTCTGGGACCGCTCTTCCAAGGCCTTGCCTGGGAAAACGCTGGATTTCCACTTTGACATATCTCAG ACCCCAGTGATTGGTCGTCGTTTTGATGATCTCCGACGCACTCCAGGCCAGGATGTAAAGAGCATGACGACAGCAGTGACCCACAGCACCTCCTCTACCTCCTCTGGATCCACTTCAAACAACGTGCTGGTGCCAGTCAGCTGGAAAAGGCCTCAATCTTCTCAG AAAAGAACACGGGAAAAACTGGTGAATGTGTTGTCTCTGCTGGGACAAGAAGTGGGGCTCACAAAAAATCCTTCA GTGATCTTCTCAAGTTGTGGGGAGCTGGATCTTATGGAGCACCAGCCTAGCCAGGTATCCTCTGATGATGGGACTCGGGAACCAGAAAACACGGACGACACCACCTCAGAGCAGCAGTTCAGAGTCTTTAGAGACTTTGACTTCCTGGATGTTGAGCTTGAGGATGGAGAG GGAGAGACTATGGACAACTTCAACTGGGGTGTGCGTAGACGCTCTATGGACAGTCTGGACCGAAATGACCTGCAGCCTTTGGAGGAAAGTCAGATGTCCAGCAGCATGCCCAGCCTCAGCAAGCTCGCTCATGAAGATTCAGACGAGTCATCTGAGGAGGATTCCCTCACCACCAGCCAGACACTCTCCCACTCACAGCTT ACTGTCAGCCTCTCTCCAACTGCAGAGATGAGTAGCATTGactctccctctcccttctGCGATACCACTTCAGCAGATTCGACTCCTCTGAGCACCAAAAATCCAAGTTTCGAGGTCCAACAACCAGAGGACTCGAAGCAGCGG CATGAGATGTCACAAGAAGATGATGACAACATTGTCCATGAGGACGACATTTCTCTCTCCATCACTGAGCTGCCACCTGAGTATCACTGTGGTGACAGTTTGACAATGGATATAATTAACAATGATTACAAAGGTGAACTAGATCTTGAAGGCTGCTTACCAAG TCTTGCTGAGGAAGAGCGAGATGACATGCTGGAGTCGCGTTCTTCACCACCACCGTCACCTTTCTTCTCCGCCATCCTTGCGGCTTTCCAGCCAACCGTGTGTGATGATGCAGAAGAGGCTTGGCGAAGCCACATCAACCAGCTTGTGTCTGACTCAGATGGGTCCTGTGCCGTCTAcacttttcatgtgttttccTCACTTTTTCAG AATATCCAGACCAAATTTTGTTCTTTGACCTGTGATGCCGTCAGTTACCTTGGTGATGGCCTGAGAGGACTAGGATCAAAGTTTTTGAGGTCTTCTCAGATGCTGACATCATGTTCAGAGTGCCCAACACTATTTATTGATGCAGATACA ATCATGTCTTATGGACTCCTTGAAAAGATGAAATTTAGTGTGTTGGAACTTCAAGAATATTTTGATACTTACAACAACAGAAAGGAGGCAGTTCTCACA TGGTTGAGCAACTGTAAAGCTGCTTTTCCCAAGAGTGCTGGGGGTTCGGTGATAACATGTCAACCACTAGAGCATGAGGAAAAG CAACTGGAGCTCTGTCAAAGACTCTACAAACTCCACTTTCAGTTATTGCTGCTTTTTCAGTCCTACTGCAAACTGATTGAACAGGTCCATGCAATAAGCTCTGTTCCAGAG CTGACAAACATGTCCAAAGAGCTTAATGAGTTGAAGAGCAACCTGAGGTTAGCAGCTGCTTCAGTGGCAAATGATGAGATTGCTGCCTGTGAGAGTTCCTGCTCTGAGCCGGTTTTTAGCTCCTCCGAGGCTGCAGTGCAGGCCATCCTAGAAGGTCTGAAGAACAATGACTTTCCAACTGCTGTTCACTACATTCGTGTGTGCAG AACAATGTGGCCTAATGATATCTTTGGTAGCCATTCTGAGGATGAGGTCCAAACATTGCTGAACATCTACTTTAGACATCAAACTCTGGGTCAGACAGGAACTTTTGCTATGGTGGGCTCAAAGCAAGACTTGACAGAAATCTCTGTCAAGTTGATGGAACTTAATGGAGAAACTCGGGACATGATCCGAAGAGCCCAGGGCTACCGCACCATCACAGCTTTTCTCCCAGACTCCAGGGTTTCAGGCTCAACTCTCTGA